Genomic window (Devosia chinhatensis):
TCGGCGAGCGCCCGGCCGGCTATGTCCTGAGCCATCCCTATAGCCTGGGCGACCTGCCCCCGCTCAACCAGAAGCTGGGCGCGCTGCCCGCCAATCCCGATACCTATTACATCCACGACCTGGCGCTGCTGCGCCTGACCCGGGGCGTTGGCGCTGCCGGGCGCATCGTGGCGGCCCTGACCAAGCATGCCGGCGCCATGGGCTTTGCCAGCATGAGCCTTGTGGCGGTCAACCAGTCCCAGCCATTCTGGGCCGGTCAGGGATTTGTCGAGGCGCATCGCGACGCGCTGGCCGGAAAACTGGCCGCCTATGAGCCAGAGGCGCGGTATATGGTCAAGCAGCTCGCGGCAGAGCCCGGACTACAGACGTGAATACGCGAACGCCTTGTGGCGCTTGACCTTTTGCCCCGGCTTTGGCAGGTTGGCGCTGCCTTTCCGAAAAGGGGGCAGGGTCAGGACCGGAGCCTTTGATGATCAAGTCTGAACTTGTCGAAAAGCTCGCCGCGGAAAACCCGCATCTGTTTCAGCGCGACATCGAGAACATCGTCAACGCCATTCTCGACGAGATCGGCGACGCCATGGCGCGCGGCGACCGCGTGGAGCTGCGTGGTTTCGGCGCCTTCTCGGTCAAGAATCGCCCGGCCCGCGTCGGCCGCAATCCACGCACCGGCGAGCAGGTCGATGTCGGTGAAAAATATGTTCCCCAGTTCAAGGCGGGCAAGGAAATCCGCGAGCGGCTCAACCGCTCGTAACCCGCTCTCTTGCCGGACATGGCACGCAGGGCAAGGGCTCTGTCAGGAAACTTAATGGTCAACAGGATCGTCGGCTGGCTGATATTGGTCCCTTTTTGCGGACTTTTGATCGCCTTTGCCCTGGCCAATCGCCATCTGGTCAGCGTGAACCTCAATCCCTTCGCCAGCGTGGCCGATGCCGGTGCCGGCGGCTATGGCATTCCGCTCTTTGTCGTCCTCTATGTCGTGCTGCTGCTCGGCGTGCTCCTGGGCGGCATCGCCTCCTGGTTCGCGCAGGGCCATCATCGCCGCCGCGAGCGCCACTGGCGGCGCGAGGCCCAGCACCTCAGCCAGGAACTCGAAATCCAGCGCCGCAAGTCCGGCGACGTCACCCCATCCCCCA
Coding sequences:
- a CDS encoding GNAT family N-acetyltransferase, giving the protein MNMLKDVTWRAMTGYDLGAVFAIANQVHPGFFEAEEVLAEKFDLYRNGCYLLEVGERPAGYVLSHPYSLGDLPPLNQKLGALPANPDTYYIHDLALLRLTRGVGAAGRIVAALTKHAGAMGFASMSLVAVNQSQPFWAGQGFVEAHRDALAGKLAAYEPEARYMVKQLAAEPGLQT
- a CDS encoding integration host factor subunit beta — translated: MIKSELVEKLAAENPHLFQRDIENIVNAILDEIGDAMARGDRVELRGFGAFSVKNRPARVGRNPRTGEQVDVGEKYVPQFKAGKEIRERLNRS
- a CDS encoding lipopolysaccharide assembly protein LapA domain-containing protein is translated as MVNRIVGWLILVPFCGLLIAFALANRHLVSVNLNPFASVADAGAGGYGIPLFVVLYVVLLLGVLLGGIASWFAQGHHRRRERHWRREAQHLSQELEIQRRKSGDVTPSPMSDVDDLLDMRS